The genomic stretch AAGCTGGAGAGGCAGCTGGTGAGTACAAACTGCTACAAAAGTTTCAACAAACTTTGCAAACTTTTTTCCCCCCTCTGCAACTCCAGCGTTGTGCAGCCTCCCACCCACCAAGCATCCATGGATAGGAACATTACAGCACAGGCTGAGATGTGCAGTTCCTCACATTAATGCCAGATAATTGGATATTTCAGATGTTTCAGCAGCAGGTGACCTGTGAGGCTGAGCCTCTCCATAGGGCTGACACCTAGGAAACCCCTCTCCACATTGACACATCATTTTCCTAGGAATAGAAGGGGGGATGAAAATAGCAGAGTGGCATAAACCAAAAGTGTACCACTGGGTTACATAAACTGAGTCTTTGTACATAAGGcacctctccccctcctctccagcCACATGTTGCAGCAGTAAGTGACTTCTTGTGAAATATAATGAGCACATTACTTGTCAGGCTGCTGGTGCCCTGCCTGTCTCTATAGTAATAATGGATCATTTGCACTGGAAATCAAGCAGTGCTCTGGGGAAGTTATTCCATAATTGCAAAATGTTTTCCTTATCTGAGATTTGCTGCTTTAATTCCAGGCTGtaaaagggattttttttttcccGTTTGTATCTTTTCCCACTTCAACAATGTACATCCTGTAGATGTAACTATGTCACAAATGTAACCAAAAGACAATAAATGCTGTCGggtttaaataaatcacttaataaACATTGTTTGCACCTATGATTTTTATGTTGAGTGCATGGAGATTGATAAATACAGTGCAGTAAATATTATTCATTTATATAATTTTGTTTCAGCTTCATGCTATATGGATCATTGCTAATGTAATAGTAGACAGTGGAGAATAAGACAGCCATACCCTCAATCCTATTAGCCTAAGCACTAAAACATTATCCTATTTGAGACATATGGTTCATGGTTTAAACCAGGTCACACAGGAAAAGTAGCAAGATATGCAATTAATACATTGAAGCCGTATTTCCCATTGTAATCCATCACTCCCTATGTCTGTGCATGTATACTACAGAATAGACTTTATTTATACAGTATTAGTCACAGGATTTTGGATTGATACATTTCCTCTGGATTAGGAAACAGGCATCTGATCTTACATTTCTGTTTTCTTAAGGTTTCTAAAATGTGTGAAGAAATCAAGAATTATATTGAAGGGAACTCTGGAGAAGACCCCCTTGTAaagggcatccctgaagacaaaaaCCCATTTAAGGAGAAAGGAGGATGTGTCATTGCTTAAACCCCCTAGGACTGTTCTCTTCAGTCAAGACATGGTGTAGATATCTCTTTATGGCTCCGCTGGCACATTTATAGCCCCCAATGCTGCACTGCATGGAACACAAGCGAGGACTGTATGTAATTCCCACACTTCTGCACTCTGCATGTACCCACCTTGGGCTTTATGGTCAAAGCACAGAGAACGTTGTGAATGTGTCTGACTTAGCCCTAGGTGTAACAAGTTTGTTTTACGGGTCGTACTAGATTGGTTTAATAAAATATGTGTCTGTTAATCAAATTCAGAACCTTTATTCTAGAATAAAAATGTAATAAGGATGTATTGTTACTTGGTGATATATTATCGCATTACAGAGATACAATGGCATTGGAAAGctgttattgtttttttgtttcttcTTATCTGAAACAGGGAAAACACAACTTTGGCCTGCAGCCAATAAATAAACAGATGTTGAGATGGGTCAAAAAGCTGAAATAGCAAAGCAGTCcttggttttattttttattttattttttacatttcagGTATTAAGGCAACCATCCCATGTTTTGTTTAGTATTTGATTTTGCAGTCTTTAAGACCAATCTTGTTAATAAACATTTTCTTGGCTTGATTCTTCAGGCTGCGATTACTGGTTTAGAGTTCTGCAGTTTCCATAGAGTCATGTCATTACCATGGCACCCACAGTCACATTGCCTTTGATATAGGGAGCAGAGAGGCTCTGGAATGCCTCTCTGTTCATGTTCATTGCATAGACAGGACAAATCAGATCTCCAGGATCTGCAAATggggtgtggttcaatagatctacatgaAAATGGTGTATAGTCAACAGGttgatcccaaatggtcaataggtaaaaggtcgacagggtcaaacgttTGACAGGTAAAAAGtcaacatagaaatggttaacACAAAAAAGGTCTacataattttttatatttttgtgtgttttattcACTTTTGGCCACTAAAAACCTCCATTACTGTACCGCTATGCTTGCCACACTTCGGGTAAGGTCACTGTTCTCATTtgttgtccacgtggatggtaaagtataaaaaagtggaAAAAATTGAAAGAATTTCTATCAACCATACGTGTGTCAAccattctcatgttgaccttttaaacctgccatccttttgaacctgtcgaccttttgtatctgccagcctaatgaatgtcgaccatttggggtcgacctattgactgtcgacctttttactgtcgacctatcatGTATATAATCTGCAAATGCAGATACATACCCGTTTCTGGCAACACTGGACGCCCGTGACCCCGTCCCTCCCTTCGaaggcctctgtctgtcaatcaggcagaggcgttcccaTTTCTACATTGTGATCGCAGGATCCTTTTGATCGAAggaccagttctgcacatgcgcagaatgcgtCCTgtgcgcagtggcaaacgcaggatttgcatgggggggtttccagaactgggcggagccaatcacggggtgcggactgaggtgacccagtatatgctgggtccataaaactagtgtgtgtgtgtgtgtgtgtgtgtgtgtgtgtgtgtgtgtgtgtgtgtgtgcgcgcgcacacacacacacacacacatagaatgtaagctctcacgagcagggccctcttccctcatgtgcttacccttttattactttaataatcttcaactgcaccaaatccagcagtcttctgccacctgatacttattccagtgtcatctgctgatgtagctacgttatttaccctgtacttgtcctatattgtcgtcaactgtaagttgctgttttcctgtttgattatttgtttatgtactctgtaattgggcgctgcggaacccttgtggcgccatataaataaaggataataataataataatatatctacacatatatatatatatatatatatatatatatatacatacatacacatatacatagcatattaaacatgcatacacatatatatatatatatatatgtacacacacatacagtacacatatatatatatatacacttgtatatatatcatgtgtgtgtgtgtgtgtttatatgtatgtatgtatgtatgtatgtatgtatatacatgtgtatatatgtatgcatgtggatatatatgtactataaattaaaataaagtaaacttttattgcacttacaagtgccaccaggaagacagcaggctgcagaggacgctagacagccattaataatactcatgcagcaaaaaaaaaaaaaaaaattttagtgagggggggtttctgggtactcggaaaccccccctgggtgcgccactgtgtgCGTGCAGTTTCACGACCATCTGGGAACTGCGAGTTGACCTGTATGAGTCCCATAGATTGTGCCTGCTGTGTTGGTTCTGAGCTGACTACTTGGGAATTTGTACATGCtaagatattttttatttttattgtttattaacATACTGTAGGACCACCAATTTATGCAGCAATGTAGAAAGAATGTTTGTCATTTATGTCAGTCCCTGACCCGTTGGAGCTTAGACATGTGCCAAACCTTCTAAATAGAAAAGTGGACAAGTTggtcatagcaactaatcagcttctagctatcattttacagAGTGTTCTTGATAAATGctagcaaattataaatgttacttcagtgctgattggttgccataggcaacttctccactcttttctctgcttagtacatctccccctaagccttaaaaagtggagacggataaagagggataaagtaccagacaatcagctactaactgccatgttacaagatgtttttgaaaaatgacagctaggaagctgattggctggtgttttatcactctttatccatctccactttatcactttttaagctaCCTCCCAACTGTGTCCCGTCggcaagagggacacacgcgcggcgtcgCCGCGCGCGcttctgaaaagggggcgtgacctatggaaaaggggcgtgtcttcgtgatcgcgagccacgcctccatttttcggcactgagggggcatgcccagcgctctgtgagccgctggcatgccccctctccctctgtctgcactgaatagacgctgtgcgcatgcgcacagcgtctattcaccgctgctctgctaagcagggcagcgagagacggagcctcccaactgcccccccgcccccaccaccgcgggacactgcggcccgcgggtgggacagcaggacagtccccaaaaaacgggactgtcccccgaaaatcgggacagttgggaggtatgctttttaaggcttaatacatttgggccattttATACTAATGATCAGAGCGCAGGACTGTTGTAggtgtcacaggtgacccccttttaGATGATATGACACAGAAAGTAAGAGTATATTGATACTAATTTATATGGGTAACCAGGTAATCCTAGAGCCTAGGCTAACTGGCTTTTAGGTAATCCTGGATTAACTGGCTCTTTAGGATTTGAAAAAACATTGTAGCTAATTTAACAGTGTAGCAATGTGTGCTCAGAGATTCCGTAATCCAGGCAACTGACTTTATTTTCTATACTGTACTAGAAAAATAAACTGTTATAACAAGTGTATAGTTAACacaaacttttatatatatatatatatatatataaatctatatatatatatatataaaactatatatatatatatatatttaaacttattatatgtgtatatatacatatacatatatatatatatatatatatatatatacatgtatatatacagcaAAACTGTTTGATTTGAGAACAACATGGGCTTGCGGTATACAATTAAATTGGTATAAACTGGAATGATGAAAAGTACTAAAATATGCTTATTGTAATTTATCAATGATACAAATAACTATTTGGCAATGCTATGTTATTAACTAGCAATACAAATAACATTATATTAAGTATTTAAAAATGACATAATACAACAAAATGTGTTACTCTTAAAGATAAgtatgcaaaatatatatatatatatattaaacataaataACCAAATATTGTAACAATCTATGTTCCGTATCTTATACATTTCATAACAGTTGAGGTAGTCATATGGTATAAACAGGGATATTGATAAATAAGTAGTTATTATTTAATGTAAGTGCATAGTTATCCCAATAAAAAAAGACGCTATAAATGTCACATAGTTACTGTACCTACCCATATTGATTGGGGGATGGGAATTGCTAGATCCTGG from Pseudophryne corroboree isolate aPseCor3 chromosome 5, aPseCor3.hap2, whole genome shotgun sequence encodes the following:
- the GNGT1 gene encoding guanine nucleotide-binding protein G(T) subunit gamma-T1 isoform X1, whose amino-acid sequence is MTSARKTSSAYIVPFFPHQKMPVINIEDLTEKDKAKMEVEQLKKEVKLERQLVSKMCEEIKNYIEGNSGEDPLVKGIPEDKNPFKEKGGCVIA
- the GNGT1 gene encoding guanine nucleotide-binding protein G(T) subunit gamma-T1 isoform X2, whose amino-acid sequence is MPVINIEDLTEKDKAKMEVEQLKKEVKLERQLVSKMCEEIKNYIEGNSGEDPLVKGIPEDKNPFKEKGGCVIA